A window from Leptospira meyeri encodes these proteins:
- the fliH gene encoding flagellar assembly protein FliH, translating into MAKLVFKPIQIADLQEEVEIQLPDKYKKFHKTDEQEDFEIDQEGNIIEQYQGPSIEEIEAELQRYRQETEEQVRQLLEDAKKQAKAIEEEGRTKAFQMVQDSKEKIKLEEDSGRAKAEQILDRAKMEVERMIKEAEMKQAEIEHEAYQKGYDAGREVGFKKGQGEVRRLIDRLGTIIGKAIDIREEMIAASEKQMVEMILVIARKVIKDEIIERKEIVLNNIREAMKRIKDRDRIDIRVNFADLELTTAHKDELIKLMESLRKVNIYEDSRVDRGGVIIETDVVAIDARISTQLKEIEEAIRNVEPI; encoded by the coding sequence ATGGCAAAACTCGTCTTTAAACCCATCCAAATTGCCGACTTACAAGAAGAAGTTGAAATTCAACTTCCTGATAAGTACAAAAAATTTCATAAAACCGACGAACAAGAAGACTTCGAGATAGACCAAGAAGGGAATATCATCGAACAATACCAAGGTCCATCGATCGAAGAAATCGAAGCGGAACTCCAAAGGTATCGCCAAGAAACCGAAGAACAAGTTCGCCAATTATTAGAGGACGCAAAAAAACAAGCCAAGGCCATTGAAGAAGAAGGTAGAACCAAAGCCTTCCAAATGGTTCAGGACTCCAAAGAAAAAATCAAATTAGAAGAAGACTCCGGTCGTGCCAAGGCAGAACAAATCTTAGATCGTGCGAAGATGGAAGTCGAACGTATGATCAAAGAAGCCGAAATGAAGCAGGCGGAGATCGAACACGAAGCTTACCAAAAAGGTTATGATGCTGGACGAGAAGTTGGATTCAAAAAAGGCCAAGGAGAAGTTAGGCGACTCATTGACCGACTAGGAACTATCATTGGTAAGGCGATTGATATTCGTGAAGAAATGATTGCTGCGTCAGAAAAACAAATGGTGGAAATGATTCTTGTCATTGCACGAAAAGTAATCAAAGACGAAATCATTGAACGTAAAGAAATCGTACTCAACAATATCCGCGAAGCAATGAAACGAATCAAAGACCGCGACAGGATTGATATTCGTGTTAACTTTGCTGACTTGGAACTTACAACAGCACACAAAGACGAACTCATCAAACTTATGGAATCTCTTCGCAAAGTTAATATCTACGAGGATTCTCGAGTGGATCGTGGTGGTGTTATCATCGAAACAGATGTGGTAGCGATCGACGCAAGGATTTCTACTCAGCTCAAAGAAATCGAAGAGGCAATTCGAAACGTCGAACCGATATGA
- a CDS encoding FliG C-terminal domain-containing protein — MKTPSGTNKAALAYQILGRYLPDEVFAHLSDDEIESLLLKVESNPSPTKGQEKDILLSFTKFLQKKGSQANSRIPKPSVGGNGGITNSVTGLDEYTNNAYPPKKGRKNEASFGKSSIEGGYANDEDHTRNLGGSNGKYTNDEDRKSNELYSLIQEILKEEESKSNSLLWPELPKYSLEMLRHLTMDESSEVVARILSFSDPETASEVLAEYPENHREDVILALSEIDYHSDRERDQLERFLRFKLELIEKKMPVSKIRSRKAKTAGEILTRLPFLPSQNLIERIQKKSPEYAETIVEHYFRLEDLLHLGRTSLTRFFSEIHPLVIACALKGVETDFRDQVYSNLESWLVKEIKIEWDSLGPVSLAEIEEAQKGILDRLREAMDEGKVKLWRLK; from the coding sequence ATGAAAACTCCGTCCGGAACCAACAAGGCCGCCCTTGCCTACCAAATCCTTGGCCGCTATTTACCGGATGAAGTGTTCGCACATTTGAGTGATGATGAAATTGAATCACTCCTTTTGAAAGTAGAATCCAATCCCTCGCCAACCAAAGGGCAGGAAAAAGACATCCTACTATCCTTCACAAAATTCCTCCAAAAAAAAGGATCCCAGGCAAACTCTAGAATTCCGAAACCTTCTGTTGGTGGCAACGGCGGTATTACCAATTCGGTAACAGGACTGGACGAATATACGAATAATGCATATCCTCCCAAAAAAGGACGAAAAAACGAGGCTTCGTTCGGAAAATCATCGATCGAGGGTGGTTATGCGAATGACGAAGATCATACGCGAAATCTCGGTGGATCGAACGGGAAATATACGAATGACGAAGATCGAAAATCAAATGAATTGTATTCGCTCATCCAAGAAATCCTAAAGGAAGAAGAATCCAAGTCGAACTCACTCCTTTGGCCGGAACTTCCCAAATATTCTCTGGAAATGCTCCGTCACTTGACCATGGACGAATCATCGGAGGTCGTCGCAAGAATTCTTAGTTTTTCGGACCCAGAGACAGCCTCAGAGGTTCTAGCCGAATACCCTGAAAACCATCGAGAGGACGTCATTTTGGCTCTTTCCGAAATTGACTACCATTCGGATAGAGAAAGGGATCAATTAGAGCGATTTCTGCGGTTTAAATTGGAATTGATCGAGAAAAAAATGCCGGTTTCGAAAATTCGCAGTCGGAAGGCAAAAACTGCCGGCGAAATTCTGACCAGGCTTCCTTTTTTGCCTTCTCAAAATTTAATTGAACGAATTCAGAAAAAAAGCCCAGAATATGCCGAAACTATAGTAGAACACTACTTTCGTTTGGAAGACCTCCTTCATTTAGGAAGGACGAGCCTCACTCGGTTCTTTTCTGAAATCCATCCTCTTGTCATTGCCTGTGCTTTGAAAGGAGTTGAGACGGATTTTCGCGACCAAGTATATTCCAATTTGGAATCTTGGCTTGTGAAAGAAATAAAGATCGAATGGGATTCGTTAGGTCCTGTCTCTTTAGCAGAAATCGAAGAAGCCCAAAAGGGAATCTTAGATAGATTGCGTGAGGCGATGGATGAAGGCAAAGTGAAACTCTGGAGATTAAAGTAA
- a CDS encoding aldehyde dehydrogenase family protein has product MTQATLTQTSNSGKAVIQTKSFTPSDIDRIFQAQKKKALELRLSNFKTRILKLKKLKNAVLKYQKEIQIALHSDFKKSAGEVDITEILPTIAEINDAIRHVKHWMRPKNVMTPPTLLGATSRIVYEPKGVCLIIAPWNYPFHLAIAPLAAAIAAGNTIMLKPSEFTPHTADVIKAMLSEIFAEDEIAVFEGDVAVATALLEVPFDHIFFTGSTPVGKIVMAAAAKHLTSVTLELGGKSPSIVAEDADLKVAAERIMWGKFLNAGQTCVAPDYLLIPESKVEEFVKNAKETTESFFKSKPENFTASPDFCRIVNAKNFGRVSSYMDDAVKKGAKIAYGGEVRSSDNFISPTILTNVSLDARIMEDEIFGPLLPIITYKTLDEAIQIINERPKPLALYIFTKKRSTSKYVLKRTSSGGAVINDVILHLVNSNLPFGGVNHSGHGSYHGLFGFKTFSHERSVLQTPKASIAKLMYPPYSGFVRLMVKLTTKFFV; this is encoded by the coding sequence ATGACCCAAGCCACTCTCACACAAACCTCAAATTCTGGAAAGGCTGTGATCCAAACAAAAAGTTTTACTCCTTCTGACATTGATCGTATTTTCCAAGCACAAAAGAAAAAAGCATTGGAACTTCGTTTATCAAATTTCAAAACTCGGATTCTTAAATTAAAAAAACTAAAAAACGCAGTTCTAAAATACCAAAAAGAAATCCAAATCGCTCTCCATTCCGATTTTAAAAAATCTGCCGGGGAAGTGGACATCACGGAAATTCTGCCAACCATTGCCGAAATCAATGATGCCATTCGCCACGTAAAACATTGGATGCGCCCAAAAAACGTAATGACTCCACCAACTTTACTTGGTGCCACAAGTCGAATTGTTTACGAACCAAAAGGTGTTTGTCTTATCATTGCTCCTTGGAATTATCCATTCCACCTTGCGATAGCACCACTTGCAGCCGCGATCGCAGCGGGAAATACAATCATGTTGAAACCTTCTGAATTTACACCGCACACTGCTGATGTCATCAAAGCGATGTTAAGTGAAATTTTTGCAGAAGATGAAATTGCAGTTTTTGAAGGTGATGTTGCTGTGGCAACTGCTTTACTGGAAGTGCCTTTTGATCATATTTTTTTTACTGGTTCCACACCAGTTGGTAAAATCGTAATGGCAGCAGCTGCAAAACACTTAACCAGCGTAACACTTGAGTTAGGTGGTAAGTCACCTTCGATTGTAGCAGAAGATGCTGATTTAAAAGTTGCAGCAGAAAGGATTATGTGGGGAAAATTTTTAAACGCAGGACAAACTTGTGTGGCTCCTGATTACCTTTTGATTCCTGAATCGAAAGTGGAAGAATTTGTTAAAAATGCAAAAGAAACCACTGAAAGTTTCTTTAAATCTAAACCAGAAAATTTTACTGCAAGTCCCGACTTTTGCCGTATCGTGAATGCAAAAAACTTTGGAAGAGTATCATCTTATATGGATGATGCAGTCAAAAAAGGTGCAAAAATTGCCTATGGCGGAGAAGTTAGAAGTTCGGATAATTTTATTTCACCAACCATCCTAACAAATGTCTCTTTAGATGCTCGTATCATGGAAGATGAAATTTTTGGGCCACTTTTACCCATCATCACTTATAAAACTTTGGATGAAGCCATCCAAATCATCAATGAAAGACCAAAACCGCTTGCTTTGTATATTTTTACTAAAAAAAGAAGTACTTCCAAGTATGTTCTGAAAAGAACAAGTTCAGGTGGGGCAGTGATCAACGATGTGATCCTTCATCTTGTGAATTCTAATCTTCCATTTGGTGGTGTGAATCATTCTGGACATGGTAGTTACCATGGACTTTTTGGGTTTAAAACTTTTTCTCATGAAAGATCTGTTTTACAAACTCCTAAGGCATCCATTGCGAAACTGATGTATCCACCTTATTCTGGTTTTGTGAGATTAATGGTGAAGTTAACGACAAAATTTTTCGTTTAG
- a CDS encoding adenylate/guanylate cyclase domain-containing protein, which translates to MGKIKKHIQIFFVFFIPVFLLSSCHFGTSQEALKGYLELPLEAVKNNQKLSTGGEWEFYWGEVFGESLFEKIKETNKTYVKVPSSWNSYRPEGEGGDGFAVFRLTLKVPDPNIRYYLRVQPATSSYELYVNRQKIASSGKVGTDELSAVPKYQIQYVSFQPEGFEQEILYVVSNFHHARGGYRKPIEIGTKEVIQNQSLIYSAGEVFVFGAMLTMALYQLTVFFFRREEKSSLFFALFCLFTGLRLVVLDNYYIVYAIPDFSWHWMQVLDYTSAPLLVCFFLGYLKSLFPGKSEVPKWMLYSCWSITACFVSFVVLTDAKLFTKTNIFSQVLILFFSVCSFYVILKIYKQKKRDSSLVFYGSLLLMIGSTHDLMAGNYWFQSQPLMPFSLFVFFLFQSILLARRNARFYSSMDTLTTELIEVNNRLEASNEVYAKFVPLRLIQLFSMVSRSRVKRGDFIVKQMSVLSSDIRNFTAISETLSPEETFLFLNDYLRQVGPTIRSHNGFIEKYVGDAIFALFERKPEDALSAAIEMHKAVARWNNETISHRVTGIQIGVGIHFGELMLGIIGEEQRIESAVLSDSMGVANSLESMTKKYGAKIIISLDALLELEHPDSYPHRLLDFLEIPAKQKLIGIAQVLVEGVEESFDLKLKTKDQFEDSVNLFWDGEFEKAEKGFREVCAIDPTDKAAKLYLEKTEIYAQNGPPPGFGKGFLA; encoded by the coding sequence ATGGGAAAAATAAAAAAACACATCCAAATCTTTTTTGTATTTTTTATACCTGTTTTTTTACTCTCCTCTTGCCATTTTGGAACTTCACAGGAAGCGCTAAAAGGATATTTGGAACTTCCTCTTGAAGCAGTAAAAAACAATCAAAAACTTTCGACTGGTGGTGAGTGGGAATTCTATTGGGGAGAAGTTTTTGGAGAAAGTTTGTTTGAAAAAATCAAAGAAACTAACAAAACATATGTGAAAGTACCCTCTTCTTGGAATTCCTATAGACCAGAAGGGGAGGGCGGAGACGGTTTTGCAGTGTTTCGCCTAACGTTGAAAGTTCCCGATCCCAATATTCGATATTACTTACGAGTACAACCTGCGACAAGTTCTTATGAGTTATATGTCAATCGACAAAAAATTGCAAGTTCCGGAAAGGTGGGAACTGACGAGTTAAGTGCAGTTCCAAAATACCAAATTCAATATGTTTCATTCCAACCGGAAGGTTTCGAACAAGAAATACTTTATGTAGTGAGTAATTTTCATCATGCACGAGGTGGGTATAGAAAACCAATTGAAATTGGAACAAAGGAAGTCATTCAGAATCAGTCGCTTATTTATTCTGCAGGAGAAGTATTTGTTTTTGGTGCGATGTTAACAATGGCATTATACCAGCTAACAGTTTTTTTCTTTAGAAGAGAGGAAAAAAGTTCACTTTTTTTTGCATTGTTTTGTTTGTTTACTGGGCTTCGATTGGTTGTCCTTGATAACTATTATATCGTTTACGCAATTCCTGATTTTTCTTGGCATTGGATGCAGGTTCTGGATTACACTTCTGCTCCCCTTCTTGTATGTTTTTTCTTAGGTTATCTAAAGAGTTTGTTTCCCGGAAAATCTGAAGTGCCTAAGTGGATGTTGTATTCTTGTTGGAGTATCACTGCCTGTTTTGTTTCCTTCGTTGTGTTAACGGATGCAAAACTATTCACAAAGACCAATATCTTTTCTCAAGTATTAATCCTATTTTTTAGTGTTTGTTCTTTTTATGTGATTTTGAAGATTTATAAACAGAAAAAAAGAGATAGTAGTTTGGTGTTCTATGGATCCTTACTACTTATGATTGGGTCAACACATGATTTGATGGCAGGAAACTATTGGTTTCAGTCTCAACCATTGATGCCATTTTCATTGTTTGTTTTCTTTTTGTTTCAAAGCATTTTACTTGCTAGAAGAAATGCTCGCTTTTATTCTTCAATGGATACTTTGACAACGGAATTGATCGAGGTAAACAATCGCTTAGAAGCATCTAACGAAGTTTATGCGAAATTCGTTCCGTTACGACTCATTCAATTATTTTCAATGGTTTCCAGGTCAAGAGTCAAACGTGGGGATTTTATCGTAAAACAGATGTCAGTATTATCGTCTGACATTCGGAATTTTACTGCAATATCTGAAACTTTAAGTCCAGAAGAAACATTTTTATTTCTTAACGATTATTTGAGACAAGTAGGACCAACCATTCGATCCCATAACGGGTTTATCGAAAAATATGTTGGGGATGCCATTTTTGCTTTGTTTGAAAGAAAACCAGAAGATGCATTGTCTGCGGCAATCGAAATGCACAAAGCAGTTGCTAGGTGGAATAACGAAACAATTTCTCATCGTGTTACTGGAATTCAAATTGGAGTAGGGATACATTTTGGTGAATTGATGCTCGGTATCATTGGGGAAGAACAAAGAATAGAGTCTGCCGTATTATCTGACTCTATGGGTGTTGCCAATTCTTTGGAATCAATGACCAAAAAATATGGGGCAAAAATCATAATTAGTTTGGATGCACTTCTTGAATTGGAACATCCCGATTCCTATCCGCACAGATTATTGGATTTTCTTGAAATACCAGCCAAACAGAAGTTAATTGGTATTGCGCAAGTGTTGGTAGAAGGTGTGGAAGAATCTTTTGATTTGAAGTTAAAAACAAAAGATCAGTTTGAGGACAGTGTTAATTTGTTTTGGGATGGGGAATTTGAAAAAGCCGAGAAAGGATTTCGGGAAGTTTGTGCAATCGATCCTACAGACAAAGCGGCCAAATTATACTTAGAAAAAACAGAAATCTACGCACAAAACGGCCCACCTCCGGGGTTTGGAAAAGGATTTTTGGCATAA
- a CDS encoding adenylate/guanylate cyclase domain-containing protein has protein sequence MTRQTIIYLSIALLSTTCRMVAPSPKIQSGELDLRNFSFESGAAMALHGDWKFFPGQFNVPEEGAPSAIYLPVPALWNQVPLHSGIKDGKGYGTYVLDIQLPKENQIYSVYLPEVRTSFRLLAGNRSLVSGNPGKTKETTIPSAQGQSFTIVAEDHLQIRIEVSNFHHKEGGLPNAPIFGLAESVQNYILAQSTIDLALTGAIFMFGLYHFILFFYRNKQREAFYFGFFCLVFAARIPFIGSKTIYAVFPNIPWELVIYVEYASVFVLGILFLWFVDGLFPRFIDTKLILYFSAYVQFILVYGLIIKPEVYTQFEVVFQLLGVVYALFLGIRLYQMMVRGLPDSGIFFLGYLILFIGFVYDVFLAYRGEGESTLSQIAVFLFFGVQSTIVTLRTARNFHKKVLLKEEFETINEHFILTNRLYAKFIPRDFLIHLGKESIEEVRLGDSSEREMTILFADIWEFWDIIYSISLENRMLFTNSYLGRIGPCVRKNNGFIDKYIGSAIMALFDGGIGNSIKAAEDIQWELEKYNERRRTFGYLPLHAGIGIHSGDTMLGILGEEARFESTVISDTVNLASRIQGLTKKYGARILVSLTSLMLAEDLDTIHYRILDFVRVKGKQESVMIAEILISGIDDISNKKIKNKERFEAAIFDYERADFVSALEGFREVFANNPEDLAAQIYIERCEYYQAAGVSEDWEGISEWEK, from the coding sequence ATGACCCGCCAGACAATAATCTATCTTTCCATTGCACTTTTGTCTACGACCTGTCGTATGGTGGCACCCTCACCGAAAATTCAATCGGGTGAATTGGATTTAAGAAATTTTTCATTTGAATCAGGAGCCGCCATGGCTCTTCACGGAGATTGGAAATTTTTTCCGGGACAATTTAATGTTCCTGAAGAAGGTGCGCCCTCCGCTATTTATCTTCCAGTTCCGGCTCTTTGGAATCAGGTTCCTTTACATTCAGGGATCAAGGATGGGAAGGGTTATGGTACCTATGTATTGGACATTCAACTTCCAAAAGAAAATCAAATTTATTCGGTTTATTTGCCTGAGGTTCGCACTTCATTTCGACTTCTGGCAGGTAACAGAAGTTTGGTCTCGGGGAATCCTGGCAAAACGAAAGAAACAACTATCCCAAGTGCACAAGGGCAAAGTTTTACAATTGTAGCAGAAGATCATCTTCAAATTCGTATTGAAGTTAGTAATTTTCATCACAAAGAAGGTGGACTCCCGAATGCACCTATCTTTGGTCTTGCTGAAAGTGTTCAGAATTATATCCTGGCGCAAAGTACGATCGACTTAGCTTTAACTGGCGCTATATTTATGTTCGGTTTGTATCATTTTATTTTGTTTTTCTATCGAAACAAACAAAGAGAAGCATTTTACTTTGGTTTTTTCTGCTTAGTATTTGCTGCAAGAATTCCGTTTATCGGTAGCAAAACAATCTATGCCGTATTCCCAAATATTCCTTGGGAGCTAGTGATTTATGTTGAGTATGCATCTGTATTTGTTTTGGGAATTTTGTTTTTATGGTTTGTTGATGGACTTTTCCCTCGATTTATAGATACGAAGCTGATTCTTTATTTCAGCGCTTATGTGCAGTTTATATTAGTTTATGGTTTAATCATTAAACCGGAAGTTTATACTCAGTTTGAAGTAGTTTTCCAACTATTGGGTGTTGTTTATGCTCTGTTTTTGGGAATTCGATTATACCAAATGATGGTTAGAGGGTTGCCCGATTCTGGAATTTTCTTTTTAGGATATTTAATACTTTTTATTGGGTTTGTTTATGATGTCTTTCTTGCTTATCGTGGGGAAGGAGAATCAACTTTATCTCAAATTGCTGTATTTTTGTTTTTTGGTGTTCAATCAACAATTGTTACACTTCGTACGGCAAGAAACTTCCATAAAAAAGTTTTATTAAAAGAAGAGTTTGAGACTATCAATGAACACTTTATTTTAACAAATCGACTTTATGCAAAATTTATTCCTCGCGACTTTTTGATCCATTTAGGTAAGGAAAGTATCGAGGAAGTTCGGTTAGGTGATAGTAGCGAAAGAGAAATGACGATTTTGTTCGCTGACATTTGGGAGTTTTGGGATATCATTTATTCTATTTCTCTTGAAAATCGAATGTTATTTACCAATTCTTATTTAGGAAGGATTGGACCTTGTGTTCGCAAAAACAACGGTTTCATCGATAAATACATTGGAAGTGCAATTATGGCACTATTTGATGGAGGGATTGGAAATTCCATCAAAGCAGCAGAAGACATCCAATGGGAATTAGAAAAATACAATGAACGTAGGAGAACATTTGGGTATTTACCACTGCATGCAGGAATCGGAATTCATTCTGGTGACACCATGCTAGGAATTTTGGGAGAAGAGGCAAGATTTGAGTCGACCGTTATTTCTGACACAGTCAATCTTGCCAGTCGCATCCAAGGGTTAACCAAAAAATACGGTGCACGGATTCTCGTTAGTTTAACATCGCTTATGTTGGCAGAAGATTTGGATACAATTCATTATCGAATTTTGGATTTTGTTCGGGTCAAAGGAAAACAAGAATCAGTAATGATTGCAGAAATTCTCATATCCGGCATCGATGATATCTCCAATAAAAAAATTAAAAATAAAGAAAGATTTGAAGCTGCAATTTTTGATTATGAACGGGCTGATTTTGTTTCGGCCCTAGAAGGATTTCGTGAGGTATTTGCAAACAATCCAGAAGATTTAGCAGCACAGATTTATATTGAAAGATGTGAGTATTATCAAGCAGCAGGTGTCAGTGAAGATTGGGAAGGGATTTCCGAATGGGAAAAATAA